DNA from Acidobacteriota bacterium:
CGCTAGGCTGCGGTGCCATTGCTTCCCCTTGGAGGGCAGCCCTTCACGCGCCTCCTGTTCGAGACGTGTCGCGGCTACTTGTACGGACTTCAGCGGTTCCCCCAGAGGCGAATGGCAACTCGTGGCTTCTCGGGAGAGTGCGCCGAATTCGTCTGCTGTGCTGGAGAGAAGATCTGCGACGTCCTCTTTTCCGCCTCCCTTTTCGTTCGGGCCTACCGCGACTGCGAGACGGAAGTCGCGCTCGTAGCGCCGTGCCACCCTGGCGACTCTTCTCGCCAAGGAGTTGGGAGGCTCAGCACCGGCTCGCAAGTGTCGGAGGGCTTTGAACAGCGTCGGGCGCTGGACACCAGGTGCCGCGGTCGTGAACGCGGCCCACTCTTCACCGTTCCAGAGCCAGGCAGGGACCTTGAGCTGTTGCGCTGCGTTGGTTGCTTTCTCAACCTGGAAGAGCCTCACGTCCAGGTCTGAGAAGGCGTGAGCGTACTCTCCGTGTGGGTCGAGGAGGATGAAGCGGGCGTTGGGAGGGCCTGCCCTTTCGTGTTGCTCCCGCGCGTTCGTCGCTTCGTTGATCGACTGTCGCAGCAGGCCGGCCACGGTACAGGACTTGCCGGAGCCCGTGTTTCCAAGCACTGCTAGGTGGCGTCCGAACAAACGGTCGGGGTCTACGTGCACGGGCGCATTGCCGGCGAGAGGTGCTTGGCCCAGAAGGACACGGCCCCGTGTCGCCGAGCGGTCGCCTTCAACGATTGCCTGAAGCTGTTCCCGGGTGGGCAAGAGGACTTGATCGCCGAGAACCGGGGCCGCGTCGACACCACGGCGAAAGACGAGCGCGCAGCGGCCGTCCTGAAGTGTGCTTACGAGCGTTCCCAAGGGTACGAGTGATGCGATGCGTCGGGGAAAGGGAAGATCCACGAATCCATGCGCTCGCGACTCGCCGGCCGGTGGGAATGGCGCAGGGCGGGCACGCACCGACGTGATCCAACCGACCGTTGAACCCACCTCGCTCGGAATCGTCAGGTAGGTGCTAATGCGAGGAAACGCAGTCGGCCGGCCGTTCGTGATCGCGGTCGCCAGCGGCGCCTCGGAGCTGATTGCTACCTCGATCTGGTTCGCCGACACCTCGTCGACGGTGCCAATTGCTCGGTCGCTTGGGTGTGAGCCGGAAGTCGTCACACGTTTGCTACCTTGCCGTCGGGCTCCTCGTTCTGCCCGCCTCCTCCGACATGCGGGTCTGGTCGTGTACGCTTCAGGATTTCGGTCATGGTTCCGAGGTTGAAGTCGATGTAGGGCTTCGGCAAGTAGTGCTCGACCAGCTCGAACAGGCTGCCAAAGTGCTCGCCGACCAGGATTGTGATCTGCTGCTCGCGCATGCTGGCCTTCACGAATCGCTCGGCCCGCCTGCCGGTGTCCTCGTAGGACAGGATCACGAGATGTGTCGACGGGATCGTGAGCATATCCCGGATCACCCGGTTCACGTGATCGTCACCGAAGCCGTAGCCGTAGGTGACCAACACGGTGTCGGGTCGGCAGACCGCGGCTGCGAAGTCACGAAACAGGTCTGCGTAGGGATACTCCAACGTCTCCGTGTCCTTAGCGGCATTCGGGTAGATCATCAAGCTGTTGGTTGCCCGTGAAGATACTTCGGAGTCAGTAGGTTCCGCGCCGAACGGAAGAGTGTGTTGGACGATCTCGGGGCCTCCTAGGTGAGTCTTGCGACTGTGCCAGTCGAGCGAGCCATGCAGCTTCGTGAGCCTCACGACGCCGTCGAGGTAGCGGGGCTCGCCGCGCAGCCCAGGGGGGTTGTAGTGCAGGTCGACAGCAGGGCGGGACGAGCGGAAGACTGGAGACAACCGTCCAACGAATCGATCGAGAACTCGGAGTCCCAGGAACTCGCAGCCGTACTCGATCAGTCTGTCGTAGTTCGTTGTAAAGATGTGCAGCCTTTCGCGAGAACCAGGGCGGTTACTGAAGGTCTGGAAGAAAGAGGATAGTAACCGTAGACCTTCTACGTGGCCGTCCGCGAAGGCGTCCCGGATCTGACGCTCCGAGAGGAGTAGTGCATGCCAAAAGTCCTGCAGTGCGGTTTCGTACTCCCGCTCCCATGTGCGGAGCTGGGCCGAGGCGTCCTTGTCCCCGTGGAGTCCAAGAATGCGGAGCCCACTGACGAGCTCTGCAACGGCACGCATCTGGTCTTCAAAATTCGGTTTACCGCGTGCCGAACGCTCGGCGGCATCTTCAGCGGCTTGCTGAATCGCACCCGCCATCTCGTGTCGAAACTCAACCATCCCCATATCCAGTGCTGCGACGTCCACTGCTGCGCCGACGGCCGTGGTCAGGCCACTACCTACGAGGAGGTTGACATGCTCGCCTTGGATCAGAGCAGAGAGCCAAGGCCGGATGTGGAGCTTCTGTTCTTCCGGATCAGGTGCCTCGTTCTTTGACCAGACATGGGTCCCGGCTCGAGCGTAGTGGGTGGGCCAGGCTGGAAGGCATGTGGCGTCGGCACTGCCGGTCATGAGGCGGTCCGGGTCACGGCCTGGTCATACCAGAGTAGGAGCTTTTGGTCCTCCTGCAGGACTGTCGGAGGAAGTCTGTCAGCGACTCGGATGATGGTGTCGTAGTCACCGTCTTGGTACGCGCGGAAGAAGCCAGCGCGGACGGCCTCAAGGCGGAAGAGCTTCAGGCGGCGCTGGGGTGCAGCGACGTACTCCTTGAACTCGCGGAGGAGGAGACCGTTGCGGCGCTTCTCTACGTCAGCAGCTTTCTTCGGGTCGGGTACGTACCAGCGACCGGCGCCCTTCGCTTTCAGAGCAGGGTGGTCTTTAGGGAGTTTGCGAAGGTCCTTGTAGTTCGTCGAGAGATAGGAGTGGATCTGGCTGGGGACATCACCCGAGCCGCCGTAGAGGAGGAAGTTCTGGTCTAGCATGTCAGATAGTTCGGGTAGCTTCTCGTGCTTCAGTTGACTCCGCAGTTCGCGCAGGAAGGCTGGGTGGAGATCCTGAAAACTCTGAGGTTTGTGGAGCAGTTGCTGTCTCAGCCATTGGATCGTCGTCGCCTCGTCGCGGACGAAGATCTCCAACTGGGCCACCTCGCTGGCTGCCATTCTCTTCCGGTCGTACTCCGTGACCTGGTCGGGAAGGAAGACCATGCCGTCGCGTTCGGGGTAGCGCTGGCTGACGCCGACCAGGAACTCGCCCACGGACAGGGGCACGGCGACCTCGCGAAGGACATGGAAGGCGACCATGCGGTCGAAGAGGATATGAGGCTGCCGCTCGTGGACAATCTCGGTCCGGCCGTCCTTGGCCACGAAAACTGGAAGTTGCTTCAAGTGTGTGCGTAGGAAGTCCCAGGCGGCGTCCTCAGTGCCTTTGGTCAGCTCGAAGCGCCCTTCCAGGCCGTCGTTTGGCTTGTAGGCTGAGATGATGAGGTCCTGTTTGACGGCTGTGCTCGTTACCTGTTTGAACGATCCCTGGCTCTTGTCCATAGTCCGCACGTCGGCGACGACAAAACCTGCCGCGAGCAGCCCTTCCTGAATCGCCGTCCAGACCGCGTTGCTGGAGTTATGGAAGACTACAGTAATCCAGCGACCTGGCTTGAGGACACGTCTGTACTCCTCGAACGCTCGTTGCATCAGGCGCTGGTACGTGGGTAGGCCCTTAGCTCTGACGCGATCGACAATTGCCTCTGGCGCCGCATTTGTCAGCACACCGTGCCAGGATTCGATTAGGAAGTTCAGGTCAGCGTAGTAGATGTTCTCGCCGAAAGGGGGGTCGGTGAAGATGTAGTCTACGGAACCGTCGGGGACGCTAAGGGCCGCCGCCGTTCCCGCCGTCACGATACATGGGGCTCGTCCTTTGTCGTTGGCAGAAAACGCCTTGGCAAGCCGGGACAGCTTGTTGCCGAGGTTGTATCTGGGTGACACTTCTGCGATCTGGGAGCCTACGTAGTACACGCCGGACAACTGCCGATTGACTTGCGAACCGCCGAGCCGGCCGTGTTGGACCGGCTGGTAGCGATTGAGAAGGGACATCCCCCAGACGGCCTGCTCGACGAAGTAGAGCAGCATGTGTCGGACTCGTGGGTCCGAGTAGGAGCTGGCACGTCGCCAAAGAGCGGTCAAAGCGTGTGCGGCCCTTGGGAGGTAGAGGTGGTGTATGGCGGTTGTCTTCGTTGTTGCCATCCGCCCGACCCGAGTCATCTGGCATTCGGGAAGCGAATTGACTGGGAAGGCAGCCGGCAGCGGCATGGATGCGATCCGCTCGAGCAGGGCGGTGTCCGCTGATGTCGGGGTCTTTTCGTACCGTTCTCCGCCCACTCGATAGTGAATCAGGGCAGGTACACGTTTCGGACGTTGTCGCACCTCCCCGGTCGCAGGATCGACGTAGTTGTCCAGGCGGAGTTCCATGTTCTCCTTGCGGGCGACGGCACTGCACTGGGGACAGGCGATGGTCGGGTCGGTACGGCCTGTGGTCCTGTCTAGAGCTTCCAGCACGAAGACGAGTTCGGCGCCGCAGTTCAAGCAGCCGAAGACCTCGCTCCAGACCGTGTAGCTGATTCGCCCCTTCGTCCGCTCGTCCGTGTGCAGTGTCTCGTACATCCAGCCCAGTTCCGCATCGACCTCGTCGAGCAGTTTGCGACCAGCCTCGGCGAATTCGTCCACCTCGATGGGCAGCGTGTAGTTCGCCGCGATGAAGCCTGCGAGCGGGGATAGGTCGTTCAGGATGGCCCGGCGAGCGCCCCATTTTGGCTTCCCCAGGCCCTGCTCCGCCCACGTCGCTTCGAGACGCTGGCGGTAGCTCTTCGGTGCCGACTCGCACCATTGAGCCGCGACGCCGGTCATCCCGGAGCCGGAGAAGCCGTCGAGAACGAGATCGCCTGGTTCGGTGTAGTGGAGCAGGGAAGGGAGGATCGCTAGATGGGGCACCTTCGTGTGGTAGCCATGCGCTCGGTAGACGGCGTGTGTCTTCCCTTCCTTGACGTCGACGGCGAAGGGTGTGCGGCGGTATGGCTCGTCAGGGTCGTAGGGCTTACCGTACGTTGCTACGAACTCGTCCAGAAAGGGATTCGGGCAGGCGGTGTGCAAGGGCGGGTCGGACAGATTCAGGATGTCCTCGATTTCGCCTTCGGGGAAGCCGACCTCGTCCTTCCAGCGCTGGAGCAGGCCCTTGGTGCGATCCGCCGAGCGCATCCGTTCGACGAGCGTGCGGAGTTGCGCTTGGCTGCCCATGGGCCAATGCCGAATGGCCGAGAGCCGAGCCACGGCGTGCTCGGCACCGTCCCAGGGAACACCGTCGAGCCGAGTGTGGAGTTCCTCCAGCCCCTTTCTCAGCCTGCCCAGAAAGTGCTCCCGGCGTTCGTCGTCGCTCTCGAAGGTCAGCCCCAGGCATTCGACCGGGCCGTCGTTGGAGCCGTTCGTTGAGGAGGCCTTGTACAGCTTGTCTTGTGTGGGCGGCTCGGCGCGGCCACCGCGCACAGCGCCCGTCCACATGTCATTGGGCATCGGGGCGCTCTCCTTGGGTCGTTGCTGCGCTCTTGGCAGAGGCGCTCAGACGACGGGCCTTGATCGCGATGCCAGCCGGAGTGAGCACATAGGCTTGACGCGGATGGTGAGGCTGATCCGGATGAGTCATCTGGAGAACCCCCGTGTGCAGCAGGGGGTCCAGATGCTGCGCCTTGAAGTAGCCCCGGTTCTTCATTCTCACTGCCGACATCAGCTCGGCCAGACGGCGGGGCGTATCGCAGAGCCGGATGATCCGATCCTGAACGGCCGTTAGCTCCGCCAAACCTGGACCTTGTGCAGTGGACAAGTTCGCCGTTGGCTGGCCGGGTTGTGCAGTGGACAAGTCTCCGGGCGGTGGTGCGGAGGGAGCGTCCGAGGACCGGAAAGCTCCGGCACGACCTAGTTCGCCAAGCTGCTCCTCAAGGTGAGCGGCCGGGACGAACAAGGGAGCCTCGGAGCCTTCAAGCGGCGAGATCAGCGCCTGAGCCGTCAGCCTGTTGAGGACGGCCATGACGTCGCCACCGGAGAGACCCGTCACGGCCCGAACATCGCCAAGTCGCAGACGTCCTTCGCGGCAGGCGAACGCGAACGCCCTGGATTCCGGGTCGCTCAAGCGAACCCCCAAGCTCGCTTGAAGGAGGAGTTGCCGTTCAGAGACGAGCTCCTCCTTGAGGAGAGTGATCTCGAAGGTCTTCTCGACCCTGTCGCTGGCGATGACAGGCGGCACGTGACCGAGCTGCCGCTGGTGGCCGAAGATGGCGCGAAGCCCTGAACCTGCCTGCTCACTCAGACCGATGCGACGGAAGGCCGTGACTATCCTCGGGTTGCGGACTGCCGTCCCTTGCGGTTCCAGGAGGGCCTCCGCCGAGACGAAAGCGTCTCCGGGGTTCCACAGCGACGTGCGGTCGTCATACGAGTGGATCTCCGCCTTGCGCGAGTGGTCGGCATAGTCCTGATGTATCAGCAGGTTGATCGCCGCCTCGCGGAACGCCGCGTAGTCCGGGGGACGATCGGCTCGTTGCAGCGTCTCCGGGTGGAGAGCGAAGGGGACCTCTGCGCGTTGCAGATAGCGATTGTGAAGTACCTTCCACGCTTCTATGAGGTTCGACTCGATGACGAGTCGGTCCGTCCATCGCTGGTCGTCGAAGCCGTCGGGCCAGTCACCGCGGTGCCACTGCCAGTCGACAACCGGTCGCGGCAGGAGTTGGTGGAAGGCCGACGGGCTACCGAACAACAGGACCGCCGCACGGGTTGGTAGGAGGCGGTCGCCCTTCTCGACTATGAGGCCCCATTCAAGAAGGAAGTCCGTGTCTGACCATTCCGGGTCATGGCTCAGGTTCCGATCTTCAAGGAGACGTCGGTACCAGCGGACGGACGAGGCGTCGAAGCACCGTTCGGGGTCGAGGTCCACCGCGACGCTGTCATAGGTGACGTCTGCGGCGTCGCGGAGCAACCGTTCGATCTCGGCTGGTGTACACCTTTCGTCGGCCGCCCCGCGGCGGAGAAACGAGAGCTTGATGTCTCCATTCAGATAGACAGGTTTGTCCTGTCTCTGGGCTTCTGGAATGTAGAAGACGATCAGCGCCTTGCCTTCATCCTCTAGGAGCTGACCTTCGGCTTCGATGGCTCGGTTGAACTTCTGACCGGAGCGCAGAACTGTGAGGAAGTCGTTCTGCACTCTGTCGACTTCGATGACACCGACGACCTCAAGGTCGCCGTCTTTGTCGCGGACGCCGAACACGAGCCGGCCGCCTTGCGTGTTCGCAAACGCGGAGACGGTTGTGTAGGCCTCTCCTGGAACGCCACGTTGGGCGGCCTTGAACTCCAGATCTTCCCACTCGTAGCCCTTGATACGCCGGATGAGTTCTTCCCTGTTCATGAGAAGCTACTCGAGCACGATCCGGACCCTCGCCGGATCCTCTCCCTTGGTGAGACTGTCCACGTACTTCGCGAACCGCTGCTTCATCTCAGTGGGAGCTGCGGGCGACCCGCCGTCGAGCAGGGCAGTGCGGACCTCCCCGATGTTTGCCTCTACTTTGACAAGCCCCGATAGGACGGCGCGGACTCCGTCGATGAGCTCAGATGTCAGCGACTCGGGTAGCTCTCCGGACCGTAGGAAAGCCTCGACGGGCGTGCGGCGCTCAGGATCGAGCAGGGCGATGTTCTCGCTAGTCGAGGGATCGTCCAGGTTCGCGAGCAGTGTCTCGGACCACGCCTTCAGTATCCCGTCGAGGCGGTCGTCAATGCTCGCCAAAGCCGTGGCTACGCCTGGAGAGGAGTCCTCCATTGAAGGCCTGAACTCGCAGTGGGAGCAGGTCGGCCTTGCATCGAGGTCTTCCTTGGTCAGCGCGAAACAGGTCGTTAGCCGCTCAAGTCCCTTTCGCAGGTCCTCCAATTGCCGAGTCGGTAGCAAGTCGATGGCCGAGAGGGTGTCGAGTCGCGCGAATCGTACGTCCCGAAGCAGGGCCGTCTTCCGGCGATCGTCGTTGACACCGAGCCGAGCCTTGGTGTGGAGGGTGAGGTACCGTTCAATGTAGTCCCGCTTGAGATCGTCGAGTGCGCTTAGCACTCGCCGGCGGACCGTAGCGGTGTCCTGGGGCGAGCGGTTCGCCAGTTCCGCGAGGACCGCTTTCCTTGTCGTCTGCAGCTGACGCGTCCATTCTTCGGAGGATGGGCCCGAGTTGGAGAGTGCGGCCTCGGCCGCGGCGAAGTAGGTCTCCGCGGGCGCAAGTTCCACTGCCAGACGTTGGGCGCTCTCGGCCTCGTCAAGAGCACGGATCGCCGCCTTGTGGCTCCTGACGTCACGGGCGTCCGGCCTGAAGTTCTTGAGCTTTCCGGGTGTGTTGAAGGCCTGGACCGTCTCCAGGAAGTTCTTGGTCCGTGCCAGGTTGAACACCGGATGCGCGGTCTCTTCCTCGCGGACGAGCGTTTGCCCCCAGAACTGAAGGCCGCCCCGAACCGCGTCTTCGGCGCGGACCAGACGGTCGATCATCTGCTGGACGCCGACTTGAAGTTCGCGAACCGGCGCCTCCTTGCCTTGGGTGACGAGCGCGGCGACGCCCGGGCTCTGGCCTAGCAGCTCGAACAGGGCGCGGAGGCCCGGGACGTTCCATTCCTTAGGTGGCTCGACATGCTTGAAGCGGGCCAGTTCATCGACCGAGATGGCGGCGATGGTCGAGAGGTCCGAGGCATCGAACTTCCTGCCTGACACTAGGAGGACGAGGGCCCCAGCGTGCACCAGCGCCGCAAGCAGCACGACCACCCACTCGGGCTCCAAGCGGAGGGTTTGCGGGGCCATGTACTCGACGCCGAGTAACTCCTGGATCAACTCTGATCGGTTGACGACCTGGCCCTGGCCCTTTCGGCCCAAGGCATCCAGAATGTGTCGTGCGTACCGCGAGTTGTCGGGGTCCAGGCGTTCACCGTCGAGAAGCTCGAGCGCATCCAGCACGGCGGCAGCCTGCCTGGTCCTGGATGCTCCGGCTATGCGCCGTAACGCGTCCTGTGCTGCCTGCGGACGGCTCTCCGCGGTGATCAGCACCGAGAAGCTGGGATACTCCGGTGCCCGGTCTGCGAAGTGGGCCTCCAGACAGATGCCGGCAACTGCGTTCATCAGGTCGCGCAGGTTGATCCGTGAGGGAGTCGTCGCCGCGGAGAGCCCCGGAACAGCTTGACCTTCTGTCCATGCGAGCAGCGGCTTGCGCCGACCCCGATGGACCACTTCAAAGGCCGAGTCCATGTGCTCTTGAAGCCAGACGACCAGGCTGCGAAGAAAGCCGGAGGCCTTCGACTCGTAGGTAGCTTTCGCGTGGCCGGAGGAGGTCGAGGCAAGTTCGGCCGCAGCCGCGTAGCTGCGCAGGATGTTCCGAAACTCGTCGTCCGCGCCCGTCAGATGGACCAAGACCTCGTCCTGTGCCCTCTCGTCCTTGAAAGAGGGGGGCTCGTTGGGCTGAAGGAAGTAGATGTAGAAGTCTCGCGGCGGTACGGCCGTGGATCGTTCGTTCGGAGCGCCGAAGAACAGGTAACCCTGACGTGCCGCCTTGCGGCTGCGCCATTCGAGATCGTGCTCCCAGATGCGGTAGCCCGTGACATAGGTTTCGTCCGTGCACTCCATCGCCTGGCGAAGCGCCTGGTAGTAGTACCGGTCGAGCCGTGCCGGGTCGAGGCTCTCCGCCCGCCGCTCGATCAGGGCGTCGAAATCGTCCGTCTTCTTCAGGTCGAGGTAGTACTGGCCGTTCTCCGGGTTGGACGAGATGAACTGGCCGCTGACCGTCCGGTGGATCTCCCGGAGGACGGTCGCTACTTGAGAAACCAGGTCGTCGGTGGGGTCGCCCCCGAGGTCTTCGATGCCCTCCTGGTAGAGGCAGAGGCTGTCCCGCAGTTCAGCCGGTGTGGCGCCGAGAGGAGTGTCCAGACCTCCGGTGGTCAGTCGGTGGACCGAGAGCGCATGGATGATGCGAAGCGCCATCGGCTTGTAGTTCGGTCTGCCAAACGCCTGCTCCACTCGGGACTCGAGTACCTGACTGCAGTCGATGACAGCCTTGATGTCGGGAATGGTGCGGAAGGACGGGTTGCCTCGCAGCGTGGACCAGTAGTCGTCGTAGGCGATCAGGCCCGGGTGTTCCGAGGGCAGTTCGCACGCCAGAAGTCCCTTGATCGACAGTGAGAGGGTCTTCAGCACCTCCCGCTTCTCGGCTGCGGTTACGCGCTCGAACGTATCCACATAGTCGGGGTGAACAGGAAACAGGTCGACAAACTCGTCCAGCCGTTCGTTCATCCGTTCGTAGAAGCGGGTGAAGGGCGAGAGGTACTCGCGGATGCGGGCGTGTTGCTCGCCTGACTTCCGCAGCAGGCGCTGCGCGACGACGTACTTCACGTCCTGTCGGGCGATGTGGACCTGTTCGAAACGGTCGCGAACGCGCCGGACGCTTTCGCCGATGAAGGCGAAGCGGTGGTGGTCGAAGACAGCCTCTTGAACGCCGGCCACAAACCGGAATCGGAGGTCCTTGCAGACTTCGCCAACCTCGCGCAGGAAGTTCAGGTCGAGGATGATCTGCTGATCGTCGCGGCTGCGGAGATAGTCCAGCAGTTCGTCGACCACCAACAACAGACCGTGATCGGGATGCTCTGCAAGGAAGGCCGTGAGCATCTCCTCGAAGGCCCGTTTGCTGCTCGAGACCTCGGCGACGCTCGGGAAGGAGTACGCGACCCCGAGGGCGCGGAGACCTTCCTCGAGGGTGTCGACCACGATGTCGCGCAGAGGCATCGTCGTGGCCCCGATCTCCGTTCGAACGACCTTGAACTTGCCGGCTATTGCGACGGCCTGCTCGGAGACACCGGAGTGGGTGAGGACCTTCGCCAGGTCCTCATGCTCGGCAACACCGGAGATGACGGACATAAGGTGTGACTTGCCGGTGCCGTAGTTGCCGACGATGAGGATGCCCTTGTTGTCGGCCGGCGTGTCGTACTGAAGCTGCGGAAAGACCACGGACGTGAGCTTCTCGGCCATCTCGTCGGAGATCACATAGGTGCTCACGAGGCGGCGGGCCGCTTCGGTTTCGTCCGCGTCGCGAAGCTGAACGACGGTCTCGATCGGGTCGAACTGGACGAGGTCTTCGTACTTCATCCTGCGGCGGGTTCGACGTTGACGATCTGAACGTCGTCGATCGGGTAGTGGCGATACTCGGGATGGCCGGGTTCGGCGTAACGGAGGTGGTTGCCGTGAGTAGCTCCGCTCCAGGCAGCGACCACGGTCCACTGGCGCGAGAGGTCCTTCAGGAGGCGGAACGGGTTCTGACGGAGTGCGGTGTCGAACAGCAACTCCAGCCTGTCGAGCAGAACGACTTTGCTGTCCAGTTCGGCGAGTACTGCTTCAAGGAGCCGCCGGACTTGGCGGGGACGCTGAGACGAGGTCAAGTGGAGGAGACGGCGAGAGAGTTCCAAGTTCACGTTGACGAGAGGAGCGCCCGCCGCTTCTGCGACTTCCTCCAACACTGCGGCCTTGCCTCGGCCGTTGGAACCGACGAGAAGGACGAGGCGCTCGCTTCGTTGCTCGGCGTGGTGGATCGCCACTGTCACTTTCCGGGCGAGATCGGTGGTCATCAAGCGCTGCCGGTTATCGGGTCTTGGGGGCGACGACGATCATCGCGGGACTCTACACGCCGATACGCTTGGTTGGCTGCGGTAGCCTGACGTCGATGACGATCGGCGGCCGTGAAGAGCTGGAGGCCCTGCGCCGGGCGGGTCGGGTAGCGGCCCGATGTCTGGCGCGTATGGGCGAGGCGCTCGAGCCGGGCATGACGACCGCCGAACTCGATCTGATCGGTCGGGAGTACATGGAAGCGCGCGGCGCGCGTTCGGCGCCCGAGTTCTGCTACGACTTCCCGGCCGCGACCTGCATCAGCGTCAATGAGGAAGTCGCGCACGGCATCGCGGGCGACCGGCGGATCGAGGCGGGCGATCTGGTCCACGTTGACGTGTCGCTCGAACTCGACGGCTACTTCAGCGATACGGGCGCGGCGTACCCGGTGCCGCCGGTGAACGAGGTGCGGCGGCGGATGATCTCGGCCACCCGGCGGGCGCTGCGGGAGGCAATGCGGCAGGCGCGCCACGGTCGCCGCCTGCGCCACATCGGCCGCGCGATCGAGGAGACGGCGACCAGGGCTGGTTTCGGCCTGATCCGCAACCTGGGCTCGCACGGCATCGGCCGCTCGCTCCACGAGGAGCCGAAGTTCGTGCCTGGCTTCGACGACCCGAACGACGACCGCTTCCTGCATGACGGCATGGTGCTGACGATCGAGCCATTTCTTACCAACGGCCGCGAGCAGGCGAAGACCGCGAAGGACGGCTGGACGCTGCTCAACAGGCCCGGAACGACGACGGTCCAGTTCGAGCACACGATCATCGTCACCCGCAAGAAACCGCTAGTGATGACCTTGCCGTAGGTGGTTCGTACGTGAGTACTCCTCGTCACTGGCAAGAAGCCTCTGGTGATGACGCTGCCGTAGCGGGTGGAGCGGGGAGGAGCGAACGGCGACGGGGCGTGATCGGCACGGTTCTCGGCCTGAGCCTTGTCCTGGGGGCCGCCGCTTCCCATGCCCAGGAAACGGACGGACCCGCCGGCCGGACGGCGGACGAAGTGGCTCCCGTCGTGCTGAAGGCGGTCGCCTACCGGACCGTCTCGGCCGAAGTGACGCTCGTGGCCAGG
Protein-coding regions in this window:
- a CDS encoding SIR2 family protein — encoded protein: MTGSADATCLPAWPTHYARAGTHVWSKNEAPDPEEQKLHIRPWLSALIQGEHVNLLVGSGLTTAVGAAVDVAALDMGMVEFRHEMAGAIQQAAEDAAERSARGKPNFEDQMRAVAELVSGLRILGLHGDKDASAQLRTWEREYETALQDFWHALLLSERQIRDAFADGHVEGLRLLSSFFQTFSNRPGSRERLHIFTTNYDRLIEYGCEFLGLRVLDRFVGRLSPVFRSSRPAVDLHYNPPGLRGEPRYLDGVVRLTKLHGSLDWHSRKTHLGGPEIVQHTLPFGAEPTDSEVSSRATNSLMIYPNAAKDTETLEYPYADLFRDFAAAVCRPDTVLVTYGYGFGDDHVNRVIRDMLTIPSTHLVILSYEDTGRRAERFVKASMREQQITILVGEHFGSLFELVEHYLPKPYIDFNLGTMTEILKRTRPDPHVGGGGQNEEPDGKVANV
- a CDS encoding DNA methyltransferase — its product is MPNDMWTGAVRGGRAEPPTQDKLYKASSTNGSNDGPVECLGLTFESDDERREHFLGRLRKGLEELHTRLDGVPWDGAEHAVARLSAIRHWPMGSQAQLRTLVERMRSADRTKGLLQRWKDEVGFPEGEIEDILNLSDPPLHTACPNPFLDEFVATYGKPYDPDEPYRRTPFAVDVKEGKTHAVYRAHGYHTKVPHLAILPSLLHYTEPGDLVLDGFSGSGMTGVAAQWCESAPKSYRQRLEATWAEQGLGKPKWGARRAILNDLSPLAGFIAANYTLPIEVDEFAEAGRKLLDEVDAELGWMYETLHTDERTKGRISYTVWSEVFGCLNCGAELVFVLEALDRTTGRTDPTIACPQCSAVARKENMELRLDNYVDPATGEVRQRPKRVPALIHYRVGGERYEKTPTSADTALLERIASMPLPAAFPVNSLPECQMTRVGRMATTKTTAIHHLYLPRAAHALTALWRRASSYSDPRVRHMLLYFVEQAVWGMSLLNRYQPVQHGRLGGSQVNRQLSGVYYVGSQIAEVSPRYNLGNKLSRLAKAFSANDKGRAPCIVTAGTAAALSVPDGSVDYIFTDPPFGENIYYADLNFLIESWHGVLTNAAPEAIVDRVRAKGLPTYQRLMQRAFEEYRRVLKPGRWITVVFHNSSNAVWTAIQEGLLAAGFVVADVRTMDKSQGSFKQVTSTAVKQDLIISAYKPNDGLEGRFELTKGTEDAAWDFLRTHLKQLPVFVAKDGRTEIVHERQPHILFDRMVAFHVLREVAVPLSVGEFLVGVSQRYPERDGMVFLPDQVTEYDRKRMAASEVAQLEIFVRDEATTIQWLRQQLLHKPQSFQDLHPAFLRELRSQLKHEKLPELSDMLDQNFLLYGGSGDVPSQIHSYLSTNYKDLRKLPKDHPALKAKGAGRWYVPDPKKAADVEKRRNGLLLREFKEYVAAPQRRLKLFRLEAVRAGFFRAYQDGDYDTIIRVADRLPPTVLQEDQKLLLWYDQAVTRTAS
- a CDS encoding putative DNA binding domain-containing protein — protein: MNREELIRRIKGYEWEDLEFKAAQRGVPGEAYTTVSAFANTQGGRLVFGVRDKDGDLEVVGVIEVDRVQNDFLTVLRSGQKFNRAIEAEGQLLEDEGKALIVFYIPEAQRQDKPVYLNGDIKLSFLRRGAADERCTPAEIERLLRDAADVTYDSVAVDLDPERCFDASSVRWYRRLLEDRNLSHDPEWSDTDFLLEWGLIVEKGDRLLPTRAAVLLFGSPSAFHQLLPRPVVDWQWHRGDWPDGFDDQRWTDRLVIESNLIEAWKVLHNRYLQRAEVPFALHPETLQRADRPPDYAAFREAAINLLIHQDYADHSRKAEIHSYDDRTSLWNPGDAFVSAEALLEPQGTAVRNPRIVTAFRRIGLSEQAGSGLRAIFGHQRQLGHVPPVIASDRVEKTFEITLLKEELVSERQLLLQASLGVRLSDPESRAFAFACREGRLRLGDVRAVTGLSGGDVMAVLNRLTAQALISPLEGSEAPLFVPAAHLEEQLGELGRAGAFRSSDAPSAPPPGDLSTAQPGQPTANLSTAQGPGLAELTAVQDRIIRLCDTPRRLAELMSAVRMKNRGYFKAQHLDPLLHTGVLQMTHPDQPHHPRQAYVLTPAGIAIKARRLSASAKSAATTQGERPDAQ